The DNA sequence GGAGGGCGGAACGGTGGGCTTCATATAATGAACTCGCAAAGAGGAACAGGCCGTCGCGGCGTAGCCAACCGCTAGAACGATAGCCCGAGCGCAAAGAACAGACTCGCATTGACCGTGCGAGCAAACTCACGGTGCGCGGTAGGGACCGCCACCCCGAACCGAAAACGGTACGGCACGTCGTACTCAATGGCCGCGTCGAGATCCAACTCGCCGCCCACACTGGTCATCCAGCGCTGCGCGGTGGCGCCTACCGAGCAGGCGGCACTCACTGGAGTGCCCGCCGGGCACCAGGCGGCGCCGGCATCATAATAGAAGAGCCCACTCAGGCCGCGCAGAAAGAGTGGCGTGCTCCCTACCCCGCTCCCGGGGAGCGCCAGCGGAAAGCGATACTCGACCGACGCCGCCACCGCGCGATTGCCGCGCTGCGCACCGTCCGGAAAACCGCGCACGGCAAAGGTGCGGCGGCCGTCACCCAGCGTGACACCAGGAATCAGCGAGAGCGTGCCACCGCTCGTGCCGCCGGCCTTCAGTTCACTCGGCGCCGTGGCGTCCTCGGTGGCAGCGGCCACGCGCACCGCGAGCACGTGATGCGCGTACGCGCCCACATCAAATGCTTTGAAGCCGCTGAACACCCCAACCACCGTGGTGCTGCGCGTGCCGCTCGCGGAGTCGGAGCGCCAGCGATTTTTTACGGAGGCGGCGATTTGAATGCCGTCCTCGTAGCTCACGGCGAGCGTGGGAAATTTCACATTGCTAAAGCCGGCGCTCACAAAGAACGCGGGGTAGGTATAGCTGCGCCGAAAGCCTGGCGCGAGCGATTGATACAGGGCGACGGGCTCCGTGCGGTAATCGCGCCACTCGAGTTCGGCGCCAACCGAGAGATTGGAATTGGTGCGCACCGTGGGGCGAATAAACGTGACGGCGGCATCGGCAAAGACGCGCCGCCGCGCCAGCGTCCCCACGAGCACTTTCTTGCTGAACAAATCAAAGTGATCCCATGACTCCGACGTGCTCAGGCCCAGCAGCGGATTGCCGAGTCCGGCATAACTATACGAAGCGTCGCCGCTCGGCTCTTTGTGCGCGGTGCTGTAGAGCGCTTGCACGTTCCACGCGTGCCGCGAGATAACATCGTTGCCGCCGGTGATCAGCCCGGCCTGCAGTTTTCCGTCGTCCGTCTGTTGCAGCGCGGGGAGCCAATAGGTAGGAAGCAGTGTGCGCCACGCACTGTAGTCCTGCGCGGCTCCGCCGGCCACCACGAGTGGGTCGGCGCGCGATGGCGCGAGTACACTCGTGGAGTCGGCGGGGACGCCATTGCTTACGTTGGTGAGCGCGATGTGCAGGCCGTCGCCGCGAAGCCGCGTGGTGGCGAGGCGTGTGCCGTCGGGGCTCAACTCGCTCTCGGCGAGCGCGGTGCGCGCTTCGGCTACGCGCACGAGTGCGCCGGTGGCCACGTTGGCGCGGTACAGCGCACTGCGCCCCGTACGATCGCTCGTAAAAAAGATGGCACTGTCGCCCGCACTCCAACTGGGGGCGGCCACCACGGCGCGCGTGCCGCCGAGTGTGTGGAGCAGGCGGCCAGTGGCGGCGTCGAGCACGACGATGTCGGCATAGCCGCCGCGGCGCCAGCGGGATGCGGCAATGCGGGTGCCGTCGTGCGACCAGCGCGGCTCACTCCAAATAGTGTCGAGACTCGCGCCGGTGAGGGGCACCAGTTCTGCGATGCTGTCGCCAACGATGGTGAAGCGCACGAGGCGACTGGCGCCTGGTGCGAGTTTGACGGCTACTGCGGTGAGCGGTGCGGTGGTGTTCGGCGCGTCGCCTCGAGCCGCGGCATTCGACGCGGTGCCGCCTGATGCGGCCTTCGACGCGGCGCCGCCCGATGCGGCGCGCACATCCACCTGTGTGAGGCGTGCGCCATTGGTGAGTTGCGTGGTGACGCCGTTGCGCTCGAGGTAGAGATCGCTGCGCAGTGAGTAGGCGTCGGCAAAATCGAGTTGGGTAAAGAGCCGAGCGCCGCCGGCGAGTGGCGTGGTGACATCGAGGGAGTTGCGGCGCGCGAGGAAGGTGGTGGCGCCGGTTTTTACGTTGAGTTGGCGCAGGGCGCCTACATCGCGTGGGTCGGCGCTGGCGTATACGAGGTGGTCGGCGTCGAGCCAGCGGATATGCTGGTTGGTCCAGCCGCGGGTGCTGACGTCGGTGATGGTGGTGCTGGCGTTCGAGGTGCCGCCCGACGCACCACCCGGCGCACCACCCGATGCGCCACCCGATGCGCCACCTGACGCGCCGACGCGCAACGCGGCCGCGCGTAGCGAGTCGGTCCAGGCGCGATAGGCGTCGTGAAAGCTCACGCCAAAGGCGGCGCGCGCATTGGTGTTGAGCAAGAATGGGAGCGTGCGGCCGGCGGTGCCGTCCACAAAGGCGCGCATATTGGCGGCGCCGTGGGACTTGGCGAATTGATCGAGAAAGAGCGAGCCGTACACGTACACATTGTTGCCAAGCGGCCACGCGCCGGAGGCGGCGCTGAGGGCGTGCAGGCGCGGTAGCGTGTTGTCGAGTGCGGCCGCCTCCACAATTGCTTCGTGATCGGTGCCCGCAATGCGGCCGGCGCCAGTGAGGCGCGTTTCGTAGTAGACGGCAATCCCTTCATCAATCCAGTTGGGGGTGTAGAGCCCTGGGAAGACCGTCGGTGCGCGTCCAACAATCCGCTGCGCGAGCCGCCACCAGCCGGCGGAGCGATCCAAATGAAAGATGTGCGTGAGCTCGTGGCTCACCGCGAGATCAATCCAGTCGTCGAGAAAGCGCAGCGACGACGCATCAATGGTGGGACGCGCATACACAATAATGCGATTGCTCGGAAAAACATTGGCCGAGCCGTTGGAGATGTCGTAGTTGTCGGCGAGCACGAGCTCCACGGGCCCGCGCGGTTCCACGAGTTCGGTGGCGAGGCGCGCGTAGGCGCGTTCGGCGGAGCCGGCGGCGCGGTGCGCCACGGAGTCGAGCCCGTTGGTGAAGTGCACGCGGAAGTGCGTGGTGGTGATCGTGCGCCAGTGCTGACTGGGGTCGAGCTGCGCGGCAGCGGCGCGCGGCAACAGCAGCGTGCCGAGCAGCGCCGCGAGAGCGATGCGCACCTTCATCGGTCAACTCCTAACGTGCCAAAGTATTCGAGGAGTCCGTCGGCAATGCCGCGCGCGTAGCGTTGCTGAAATGCCACGGTGCGCAACGCGGCCTCGTGTTCCGGAATGATCACAAACAATCCTTCGCACAGTACCGAGGGCATCCAGGTGCCGCGTACCACGGCGAGGTTGTCGTAGTTGATGCCGAGGTCGCGGAGTCCCATGTGACGCACGAGCCCGCGCTGAATGGCGCGCGCGAGTGGCTCGGACTGATCCACAAAAAAGAAGGTGCCGGTGCCGGTGGTGCGAAATGGATTCGCCCCTTCGGCATACGCATTCAGGTGAATGCTCACAAAGGCATCGGCGTTGGCGCGGCGCGCCATCACGGGGCGTTCGGCGAGTGCCACGGGTGCGCGCGTGGTGCGCGTCATCAGCACGGTGGCGCCAAGGGCTTCGAGCATCGGCTTGAGTTGCTCGGCTACGCGGAGCGTGGCGTCACCTTCGTATAAGCCGGTGGGACCGGTGGAGCCCGCTGGCGGATGGCCCGCGTCCACGGCAATGGTGCGGCCCTGTAGCGGGCGCGCGGCATTCACGCGCGGCGTGTGGCGCACGCGAACGACGAGCGCATTGCGATCCCAGAACACGAGGTAGCCATAGGGCGCGCCGCGCAGATGCACCGTAAAGCGCGCACGATCGCTGGCGACTTGCTCCCACGTCACGTCGCGAATAGCGGGGTCGGCGGTGGCGAGATTGACAATGTCAGTATTGGCAACGGTGCCGTAGAGCGTGAGCACGAGCGCGTCGCGCTGCGGTGTTACCTGATGCGCGGGGCGTTCGCCCATGGGAATGCGGAGGTCGCTCCAGCCGTCGCCGGTGGTCACGCGCGCATTGCCGGCCACGCGACGCGGCACCGGCGTGCCCTCGGGGAGCGATTTGATTTCTTTGTCGCCCACCCAGGCTTCGAGCTGCGAGTCGAGGCGCACGCGGAGTTGGTCACCGCGCTGTCCGGTGATTTCTACCACGGTGCCGGGCACGATAAACCATTTGTAGGTACCACCGGCGACTGGCTTGAGCACCACCACGCGATCGGTGTCGCTGCCGGCGGCGTCACTCGCGGCAACCAGTTCACCCCACCGGCGCGGTAGCGCATCGCTCACCGTCACAGCTCCCGTTCGCACGGTTAGAGAGTCACGCCCGCGGCGCACGACCACGGTGCCGGCGCGCGCGAATTCGAGCGCTGGTACGTCGGCACTCCAGGTGACGCCGGTGCCGTGGCGCATCACGACGCTGTTCCCGTCCGCCGTGCGGAGGTTTACCGAGGCGTTGGCTGGCGCACGGAGTGACACGCGCACCAGTTCGTCGCCGCGAAGCGCGAGCACGCCGGCAGGAGCAACGCTCGCGGCGTCCACCACGAGGCGTCCGGTATCAGGCAGCGGCATCGGCGCGGCGCGCAGGCGAATCGGGAGATGCTGCGCCACGCTGTCGGTGCCGCGCACAGCGTTGAGGTCGTAGGCCGGTGCGTCGCCCTTGGGGAGCGGCAGGTACGCCAAGAACGCGCCATTCGGGTGCACGGTCACCGGCACACCGTTGATCGTGAGGCGCGCAGCTCCCGAACCGACCGATCCAAAAATGAAAGTGGAATCCACGCGCGGCATAAGCTCCGTGCGCGACGGACTCACCACATGAATGGCCAGCGGGCCATCCACAAAAGGGACGGGCGGAATGGCGGGTGGTGCGGCAGGCGGATTCGCCGCGGCTTTCGCGACGGGCGCCGCGGCCTGCGGAGGCGAGGCCGGAACAGGCGTAGTCAGCGGAGCCGGCGCGCGCGTACACGCGGACGCCAACACGATCGCCAATGAGAAGCGTGACAGAGCACGGCGCATAGGCAACAATCATAATGCGCGCACTCGCCTAGCCACCACCCAAGCGTCGGCCTATATTCGCCAATAGCGAGCGAAATGACCGTCTTTGCGCCGCGCCGATGCGCCGCGCCGTTGCGCCGCCCAGTCCGGCGCCCCTAGGGAGAGCAGGCACCGTGATTCCATGCGGGTTTTGTGGCCGAGAAAACGACGAGGCGTCGCGGTTTTGCATTGACTGCGGTAAGCCAATCGTCACGGGCGGCGCCCGCGTGATTTCGGTGGCCAGCCTT is a window from the Gemmatimonadota bacterium genome containing:
- a CDS encoding N-acetylmuramoyl-L-alanine amidase, with translation MRRALSRFSLAIVLASACTRAPAPLTTPVPASPPQAAAPVAKAAANPPAAPPAIPPVPFVDGPLAIHVVSPSRTELMPRVDSTFIFGSVGSGAARLTINGVPVTVHPNGAFLAYLPLPKGDAPAYDLNAVRGTDSVAQHLPIRLRAAPMPLPDTGRLVVDAASVAPAGVLALRGDELVRVSLRAPANASVNLRTADGNSVVMRHGTGVTWSADVPALEFARAGTVVVRRGRDSLTVRTGAVTVSDALPRRWGELVAASDAAGSDTDRVVVLKPVAGGTYKWFIVPGTVVEITGQRGDQLRVRLDSQLEAWVGDKEIKSLPEGTPVPRRVAGNARVTTGDGWSDLRIPMGERPAHQVTPQRDALVLTLYGTVANTDIVNLATADPAIRDVTWEQVASDRARFTVHLRGAPYGYLVFWDRNALVVRVRHTPRVNAARPLQGRTIAVDAGHPPAGSTGPTGLYEGDATLRVAEQLKPMLEALGATVLMTRTTRAPVALAERPVMARRANADAFVSIHLNAYAEGANPFRTTGTGTFFFVDQSEPLARAIQRGLVRHMGLRDLGINYDNLAVVRGTWMPSVLCEGLFVIIPEHEAALRTVAFQQRYARGIADGLLEYFGTLGVDR